A window of Polaribacter litorisediminis contains these coding sequences:
- a CDS encoding flagellar motor protein MotB, with protein sequence MKKSGFFWVSYADLMTSLFFIMLVLYVISFAILQSKQSTLEAQANQLKEIKNVQKAIESLDTTYYHFDTENKRYKLNIDVRFKSNSSNILDIPNNTRRSLGKAGKNLYDKVKSIIDTSKTIDYLLIIEGNAQRSNNNWLRNPNMGYDLSYKRALSLFNYWKKIGADFNSLGSQCEVILAGSGYFSQSRDEENENNNRRFTIQVTSKVGKFLNEIEKPKKKGN encoded by the coding sequence ATGAAAAAGTCAGGTTTTTTTTGGGTAAGTTATGCTGATTTAATGACGAGTCTTTTCTTTATAATGTTGGTATTATACGTGATTTCATTTGCGATACTACAAAGTAAACAAAGTACACTCGAGGCACAAGCAAATCAGCTTAAAGAAATTAAAAATGTTCAAAAGGCCATAGAAAGTTTAGACACTACTTACTATCATTTCGACACTGAAAATAAAAGGTACAAATTAAATATTGATGTTCGTTTCAAATCGAACAGTTCTAATATATTAGACATTCCAAATAATACTAGAAGAAGTCTTGGTAAAGCTGGGAAAAACTTATACGATAAAGTAAAAAGCATCATTGACACAAGTAAAACAATTGACTATTTATTAATCATTGAAGGAAACGCTCAAAGATCTAACAATAATTGGCTTAGAAATCCAAATATGGGATATGATTTAAGTTATAAAAGGGCTTTGTCTTTATTTAATTACTGGAAAAAAATAGGTGCAGATTTCAATAGCCTAGGGAGTCAATGTGAAGTAATCTTGGCGGGTAGTGGGTATTTTAGTCAATCCAGAGATGAAGAAAATGAAAATAATAACAGACGTTTTACCATTCAAGTTACTTCAAAAGTTGGTAAATTTTTAAACGAAATAGAAAAGCCTAAAAAAAAAGGAAATTAA